The Apium graveolens cultivar Ventura chromosome 11, ASM990537v1, whole genome shotgun sequence genome has a window encoding:
- the LOC141695344 gene encoding cysteine synthase-like — MFVEQLIGKTPLVFLNNVVESYVGRVAAKLEMIEPCSSVKDSLQGNILYRDLKALWCMLLEYSDFAMFFVYMIGYSMIKDAEEKGLITPGESNVRQCTLQVALMELKRAKMYNLLLKTYIKDSMEKHRLFNAIESILCVAQKAQWALNWIKMYQLLT; from the exons ATGTTTGTGGAACAGTTGATTGGTAAAACCCCATTAGTGTTTCTTAATAATGTTGTTGAGAGTTACGTTGGTCGTGTTGCTGCTAAATTAGAGATGATAGAGCCTTGCTCTAGTGTTAAAGACAG TTTACAGGGCAACATATTGTATCGAGACTTGAAAGCTTTATGGTGTATGCTTTTGGAGTATAGTGATTTTGCCATGTTTTTCGTTTACATGATTGGTTATAGCATGATTAAAGATGCTGAGGAGAAGGGTCTTATTACACCAGGGGAG AGTAATGTGAGACAATGTACACTTCAAGTAGCCTTGATGGAGCTGAAAAGGGCAA AAATGTACAACTTACTTTTGAAAACGTATATTAAAGATTCAATGGAGAAGCATAGATTGTTTAATGCAATTGAAAGTATTCTATGTGTTGCTCAGAAAGCTCAGTGGGCCTTGAACTGGATCAAAATGTATCAACTATTAACATAA